Proteins co-encoded in one Trueperella abortisuis genomic window:
- a CDS encoding ATP-binding protein gives MKYIDDPYTPNAGAKPTVLAGREDELDQFEVLLARSMKGRPARSMIITGLRGVGKTVLLNEFRERAERSGWVTVEFEASKHDEGRFRQQIAMKLRTALLRISSRARWDERLEKAARVLSSFSMSFDPDGAISASLNITDFAGLADSQVLEYDLTELLVSVGEAAQAHKRGVVLLIDEIQFLDRNQLESLIMAIHKTVQRALPITLVGAGLPQIAELAGDAKSYSERLFTFPKIDSLNVADASKAFADPARQEGVAWEEDALQRAIAVTEGYPYFIQELGSAVWRTAPSSPFRRHDVDNAIPLFESRLDESFFRVRLDRATPLQAAYLRAMAELGPDPQKASAVANVIHRGSQSLGPTRSELINMGLLYTPSHGYAAFTVPQFDRFMQREMPEVVVPKKRNRKARK, from the coding sequence ATGAAATACATCGACGACCCGTACACTCCCAATGCAGGCGCAAAGCCGACCGTTCTGGCCGGCCGTGAGGATGAGCTGGATCAGTTCGAAGTCCTGTTGGCCAGGAGCATGAAGGGCCGACCGGCACGGTCCATGATTATCACTGGGCTACGAGGCGTGGGCAAGACAGTCTTGCTCAATGAGTTTCGTGAGCGCGCCGAGCGTTCGGGCTGGGTCACAGTCGAGTTCGAAGCATCGAAGCACGACGAGGGACGCTTCCGTCAGCAGATCGCTATGAAGCTTCGTACCGCACTGTTGCGCATTTCCTCCCGAGCAAGATGGGATGAACGGCTTGAGAAAGCGGCGCGGGTCCTCAGCTCGTTCTCGATGAGTTTCGATCCTGATGGCGCAATCAGCGCAAGCCTCAATATCACCGATTTTGCTGGTCTGGCCGATTCGCAAGTACTCGAATACGACCTGACCGAGCTTCTCGTGAGCGTCGGGGAGGCGGCCCAAGCGCACAAGCGCGGAGTGGTCTTATTAATCGACGAGATTCAGTTCCTCGATCGCAACCAGCTTGAATCCCTCATCATGGCCATCCATAAGACCGTTCAACGCGCCCTGCCAATCACTTTGGTGGGTGCCGGCCTACCACAGATCGCAGAGTTGGCCGGAGATGCAAAATCGTATTCGGAGCGCCTGTTCACTTTTCCGAAAATTGACTCACTTAACGTAGCCGATGCAAGCAAAGCTTTCGCTGATCCTGCACGTCAAGAGGGTGTCGCTTGGGAGGAAGACGCTCTGCAACGCGCTATCGCTGTAACCGAGGGATACCCCTATTTCATTCAGGAGCTGGGTTCCGCCGTTTGGAGAACCGCCCCAAGCTCCCCGTTTCGCCGCCACGATGTCGACAATGCGATCCCGCTTTTCGAATCAAGATTGGATGAGTCATTCTTCCGCGTTCGCTTGGACCGCGCTACACCTCTCCAAGCCGCCTATTTGCGCGCTATGGCAGAACTTGGACCTGACCCCCAAAAGGCTAGCGCGGTGGCTAACGTTATACATCGTGGCTCACAAAGTCTGGGTCCGACTCGGTCGGAGCTCATCAATATGGGCTTGCTTTACACACCTTCACACGGCTACGCCGCGTTCACTGTTCCTCAATTTGACCGCTTTATGCAACGCGAGATGCCCGAGGTCGTCGTACCCAAGAAACGCAACCGAAAAGCGCGAAAGTAG
- a CDS encoding class II fumarate hydratase: protein MKYRIEHDTMGEVKVPADALYRAQTQRAVENFPISGKTLTPAHIHALAQIKRAAAIANNELGVLDDARKDAIVKAADAVVAGEYDDQFPIDVFQTGSGTSSNMNTNEVLSTLASSEGLEVHPNDHVNASQSSNDVFPSSIHIAALAAIRHDLLPKLTVLAEALEAKAEQWKDVVKSGRTHLMDATPITLGQEFSGYAQQVRYGIARVQATEGRLAQLPLGGTAVGTGINTPDGFSARVIELISEHMDLPFVEAENHFEAQAAQDSLVETSGALRNVAISLVKIANDLRWMGSGPRAGIGEIHLPDLQPGSSIMPGKVNPVIPEATVQVAAQVIGNDAAIAFAGAQGNFDLLVMLPVMAQNLLESINILGNVSEVLAKRTIDGLVANEARCLELAESSPSIVTPLNRHIGYENAAKIAKHSVKENITVKQAAIDLGFVERGEIDEATLNAALDVATMVGEH from the coding sequence ATGAAGTACCGCATTGAGCACGACACGATGGGCGAAGTGAAGGTGCCTGCCGACGCCCTCTACCGTGCCCAAACACAGAGGGCCGTTGAGAACTTCCCGATTTCGGGTAAGACGCTCACGCCCGCGCATATCCACGCCCTGGCCCAGATCAAGCGCGCGGCGGCTATCGCCAACAACGAGCTCGGCGTGCTCGACGACGCGCGCAAGGACGCCATTGTGAAGGCGGCCGACGCCGTCGTCGCCGGCGAGTATGACGACCAGTTCCCGATCGACGTCTTCCAGACGGGCTCGGGTACCAGCTCGAACATGAACACCAATGAGGTGCTCTCCACGCTAGCCTCGAGCGAGGGCCTCGAGGTCCATCCCAACGACCACGTCAACGCCTCGCAGTCCTCCAACGACGTCTTTCCCTCCTCGATTCACATCGCCGCGCTCGCTGCGATCCGCCACGATTTGTTGCCCAAGCTCACCGTCCTCGCCGAGGCCCTCGAGGCGAAGGCGGAGCAGTGGAAGGATGTCGTCAAGTCTGGACGCACCCATCTCATGGATGCCACCCCGATTACTCTCGGCCAGGAGTTCTCCGGTTACGCCCAGCAGGTGCGCTATGGCATCGCGCGCGTTCAGGCCACGGAGGGCCGCCTTGCGCAGTTGCCACTCGGCGGCACGGCCGTCGGCACCGGCATCAACACCCCGGACGGTTTCTCGGCCCGCGTGATCGAGCTGATCTCGGAGCACATGGATCTGCCGTTTGTGGAGGCCGAGAACCATTTCGAGGCGCAGGCTGCGCAGGATTCCCTCGTGGAGACTTCGGGCGCGCTGCGAAACGTTGCCATCTCCCTGGTCAAGATCGCCAACGACCTGCGTTGGATGGGTTCCGGCCCGCGCGCCGGGATCGGCGAGATCCATCTGCCCGACCTGCAACCGGGGTCATCCATCATGCCGGGCAAGGTCAATCCTGTGATCCCGGAGGCGACTGTGCAGGTGGCCGCCCAGGTCATCGGCAACGACGCCGCCATCGCGTTTGCCGGCGCGCAGGGCAACTTTGATCTGCTCGTCATGTTGCCGGTGATGGCACAGAACCTGCTTGAGTCGATTAACATCCTTGGGAACGTTTCCGAGGTGCTGGCCAAGCGCACGATCGATGGGCTCGTGGCCAACGAGGCCCGCTGCCTCGAGCTGGCCGAGTCCTCACCGTCGATCGTCACCCCGCTCAACCGCCATATCGGCTATGAGAACGCGGCGAAGATCGCCAAGCACTCGGTGAAGGAAAACATCACTGTCAAGCAAGCGGCGATTGACCTCGGTTTCGTCGAGCGCGGCGAGATCGACGAAGCGACGCTCAACGCGGCCCTTGACGTAGCCACGATGGTGGGCGAGCACTGA
- the guaB gene encoding IMP dehydrogenase: MSIDPFALVGLTYDDVLLLPNATDVVPSEVDTTSRLTRNISVHVPLLSAAMDTVTEARMAIAMARQGGIGILHRNLSIPDQAQQVRVVKRSESGMISDPVTIGPDATIDELDALCGQYKISGLPVVDEDKKLVGIITNRDLRFIPQEQWATMRVSEAMTRMPLITGSEGIVREEAARLLRENKVEKLPLIDGDGRLTGLITVKDFTKSEKYPYSTKDEHGRLRVGAAVGYWGDAWERAEALAEAGVDVLVVDTANGEAKLALDMIRRIKSDSRFDGVDVIGGNVATTEGAQALIDAGVDAVKVGVGPGSICTTRVVAGVGVPQVTAVHLASLACDPADVPLIADGGLQYSGDIGKALAAGASTVMLGSLLAGCEESPGELVFVNGKQYKSYRGMGSLGAMSSRGRVSYSKDRYFQADVSSDDKIVPEGIEGQVPFRGPLGSVIYQLVGGLHQTMFYTGARTIQELKEKGRFVRITAAGLRESHPHDIQMTAEAPNYSSHN, encoded by the coding sequence GTGAGTATTGATCCTTTCGCACTTGTTGGTTTGACCTACGACGACGTCCTCCTTCTTCCGAACGCGACGGACGTTGTGCCGTCCGAGGTGGACACCACTTCACGCTTGACCCGCAACATCTCCGTACACGTACCGCTGCTGAGCGCGGCGATGGATACAGTGACGGAGGCGCGCATGGCGATCGCGATGGCCCGCCAGGGCGGCATCGGAATCCTGCACCGCAACCTGTCCATCCCGGACCAGGCCCAGCAGGTCCGCGTGGTTAAGCGTTCCGAGTCGGGCATGATTTCGGATCCGGTAACAATCGGTCCGGACGCCACGATCGACGAGCTCGACGCCCTGTGCGGCCAGTACAAGATCTCCGGCCTGCCGGTGGTGGACGAGGATAAGAAGCTGGTCGGTATCATCACCAACCGCGACCTGCGCTTCATCCCGCAGGAGCAATGGGCCACGATGCGCGTGTCCGAGGCGATGACCCGGATGCCGCTCATCACCGGTAGCGAGGGGATTGTGAGGGAGGAGGCCGCCCGCTTGCTCCGCGAGAATAAGGTGGAAAAGCTACCCCTTATCGACGGCGACGGGCGCCTCACCGGTCTTATCACCGTCAAGGATTTCACCAAGTCGGAGAAGTACCCCTATTCGACGAAAGACGAGCACGGCCGCCTGCGCGTGGGCGCCGCCGTCGGCTACTGGGGTGACGCGTGGGAGCGCGCGGAGGCGCTGGCGGAGGCCGGCGTCGACGTGCTGGTGGTGGACACCGCGAACGGGGAGGCCAAGTTGGCCCTCGACATGATTCGTCGGATCAAGTCCGATTCGCGTTTCGACGGCGTGGACGTGATCGGTGGCAACGTGGCGACCACGGAGGGTGCGCAGGCCCTCATCGACGCCGGCGTGGACGCCGTCAAGGTGGGCGTGGGCCCGGGCTCGATCTGCACCACTCGTGTGGTGGCCGGGGTGGGCGTACCGCAGGTGACGGCGGTTCACCTGGCCTCCCTCGCGTGCGATCCGGCGGACGTGCCGCTCATCGCCGACGGCGGTCTGCAGTACTCGGGCGACATCGGCAAGGCGCTCGCGGCCGGGGCGTCGACAGTGATGCTCGGCTCGCTGCTGGCCGGATGCGAAGAATCGCCGGGCGAGCTCGTGTTCGTCAACGGCAAGCAGTACAAGTCATACCGCGGCATGGGATCGCTTGGCGCGATGAGTTCGCGCGGGCGCGTGTCCTACTCCAAGGATCGCTACTTCCAGGCTGACGTTTCCTCGGACGACAAGATCGTCCCCGAGGGCATCGAAGGCCAGGTGCCCTTCCGCGGCCCACTCGGCTCGGTGATCTACCAGTTGGTCGGCGGCCTTCACCAGACGATGTTCTACACGGGCGCGCGTACGATCCAGGAGCTGAAGGAGAAGGGGCGCTTCGTGCGGATCACCGCCGCGGGCCTGCGCGAGTCCCACCCGCATGACATCCAGATGACGGCCGAGGCGCCGAACTATAGCTCGCACAACTAG
- a CDS encoding WhiB family transcriptional regulator encodes MVARIKDVQGALVDYWDWQALGSCNTMDPEFFFHPEGERGGPRRRRIERAKRICQTCPVLDECREYALSHNEPYGVWGGLSEEERNRLTRERRRSRAS; translated from the coding sequence GTGGTAGCTCGCATCAAGGACGTGCAGGGCGCACTGGTCGACTATTGGGACTGGCAGGCTCTCGGATCGTGCAACACGATGGATCCGGAATTCTTCTTCCATCCCGAAGGCGAGCGCGGCGGGCCGCGTCGCCGTCGAATCGAGCGTGCCAAGCGAATCTGCCAAACATGTCCCGTTCTGGACGAGTGCCGCGAGTACGCGCTGTCCCACAACGAACCCTACGGCGTGTGGGGCGGGCTCTCGGAAGAGGAGCGTAACCGTTTGACGAGGGAACGACGCCGCAGCCGCGCCTCCTAG
- a CDS encoding ABC transporter ATP-binding protein — translation MDRDVILEGRALTKSFGPTQAMRGIDLDVQRGEVLAIMGPSGSGKSTLLHTLAAIEAPDQGTVTLNGSRIDTLPDAQRTILRRTKFGFVFQFGQLVPELNALENVMVPLMLGGVHKNEAETQARTWLARVGLTDRADSLPGQLSGGEAQRVAIARALITKPEVLFADEPTGALDSFASEQVMEMIVGLARAEGLTVVMVTHEPMIAAYADREVVVRDGRIEGQ, via the coding sequence ATGGACCGCGATGTGATCCTTGAGGGGCGCGCTCTGACGAAGAGCTTCGGGCCCACCCAGGCCATGCGAGGGATCGACCTTGACGTCCAGCGAGGAGAGGTGCTGGCCATCATGGGGCCATCCGGGTCAGGCAAATCCACGCTCCTGCACACGCTGGCCGCGATCGAGGCGCCCGATCAGGGAACGGTCACGCTGAACGGCTCCCGCATCGACACCCTTCCCGACGCCCAACGCACCATACTGCGCCGCACAAAGTTCGGCTTCGTCTTTCAGTTCGGCCAGCTCGTGCCCGAGCTGAACGCGCTGGAGAACGTCATGGTCCCGCTCATGCTGGGCGGCGTGCACAAGAACGAGGCAGAAACCCAGGCCCGGACGTGGCTGGCGCGGGTCGGGCTGACCGACCGGGCGGACTCGCTACCCGGCCAGCTCTCCGGCGGTGAAGCCCAACGCGTGGCGATCGCCCGCGCGCTCATCACCAAGCCCGAGGTGCTGTTCGCCGACGAGCCGACCGGCGCCCTCGACTCCTTCGCCTCCGAGCAGGTGATGGAGATGATCGTGGGCCTCGCACGCGCCGAGGGGCTGACCGTCGTCATGGTGACCCACGAGCCGATGATCGCCGCATACGCGGACCGCGAGGTCGTGGTACGCGACGGCAGGATCGAGGGCCAATGA
- a CDS encoding GuaB3 family IMP dehydrogenase-related protein, translating into MSETEIGRGKRARVGYSFDDISIVPSRRTRDAADVSITWQLDAALLEIPIMAAPMDSVTSPETAIRIGELGGVGVLDLEGIWTRYEDPEPILERIAHEPAETATALLQEVYREPIKDELIVERLAQIRNAGQIVAGALSPQRTQEFWRTVTGAGVDLFVIRGTTVSAEHVSSNREPLNLKRFIYELDVPVIVGGAASYTAALHLMRTGAAGVLAGFGGGATTANRRTVGVAVPMATTVADVAAARREYMDETGGRYVHVIADGQISTSGDLVKAIACGADGVMLGTALARASEAPGRGYHWGAEVYHRSLPRGERVHVGTRAPLERIIRGPSSSADGLTNFTGALRHAMAMTGYLDLKEFQRVQVSVGQIS; encoded by the coding sequence GTGAGTGAAACGGAAATTGGGCGCGGCAAGCGCGCACGTGTTGGCTATTCCTTCGACGACATCTCGATTGTCCCCTCCCGCCGCACCCGCGACGCCGCCGACGTCTCGATCACCTGGCAGCTGGACGCGGCACTACTCGAGATCCCCATCATGGCGGCACCGATGGACTCCGTGACCTCGCCCGAGACAGCGATCCGCATCGGCGAGCTGGGCGGCGTGGGCGTGCTGGATTTGGAAGGGATCTGGACCCGTTACGAGGACCCGGAGCCGATCCTCGAGCGGATCGCGCACGAACCCGCCGAGACGGCGACCGCTCTCCTTCAGGAGGTCTACCGCGAGCCGATCAAGGACGAGCTGATCGTGGAGCGCCTGGCACAAATCCGCAACGCGGGTCAAATCGTGGCGGGTGCGCTCTCCCCGCAACGCACCCAGGAGTTTTGGCGCACCGTGACGGGTGCCGGGGTGGATCTCTTCGTTATCCGAGGCACCACCGTCTCGGCCGAACACGTTTCCTCCAACCGGGAGCCGCTTAACCTCAAGCGCTTTATCTACGAGCTCGACGTTCCGGTGATCGTGGGAGGCGCGGCCTCCTACACCGCCGCCCTCCACCTCATGCGCACCGGGGCAGCCGGCGTGCTCGCCGGTTTTGGTGGTGGGGCCACCACCGCCAACCGTCGCACGGTGGGGGTGGCCGTTCCGATGGCGACGACGGTCGCGGACGTGGCAGCCGCGCGTCGTGAATACATGGACGAGACGGGCGGGCGCTACGTCCACGTCATCGCCGACGGTCAGATCTCCACCTCGGGCGACCTCGTCAAGGCAATCGCGTGCGGCGCCGACGGCGTCATGCTCGGCACGGCGCTGGCGAGGGCGAGTGAGGCCCCCGGCCGGGGTTATCACTGGGGTGCCGAGGTCTACCACCGTTCGCTCCCGCGTGGGGAGCGGGTCCACGTGGGCACGCGGGCGCCGTTGGAGCGGATCATCCGCGGGCCGTCGTCGTCGGCTGATGGGCTGACGAACTTCACCGGGGCGTTGCGCCACGCGATGGCGATGACCGGATACCTCGACCTCAAGGAGTTCCAACGGGTGCAGGTTTCCGTGGGGCAGATTTCCTAA
- a CDS encoding polysaccharide deacetylase family protein, with protein sequence MRYRRGSWVLAFALALTGCTSSVPSSGAAPLDFSKAPTSGYSLDNDPEFAPPNTWGPRPALGAGRAGVGPGGAPLAPGPNANREAAPKLADGRVDCSQAKCAALTFDDGPGPYTDQLLDTLKAAGVPATFFLVGYKIKGGAASVQRAAAEGHAIGTHSWSHPVLTKLSEAGMREEMGSPVDALNAIGIHTNMIRPPYGARNATVDAVADSLGLAEVLWSVDTRDWESLSTPSVISEATRAAHPGAIILMHDIHPTSVAAVPDIITKLEAQGYVLVTVPELLGDSFGAGETIFSQGQVKAH encoded by the coding sequence ATGAGGTATCGCCGTGGCAGTTGGGTCCTAGCGTTTGCACTCGCGCTGACCGGGTGCACTTCTTCCGTGCCTTCCTCCGGGGCGGCGCCGCTCGATTTTTCCAAGGCGCCCACCTCTGGATACAGCCTGGACAACGATCCGGAGTTCGCCCCGCCGAACACGTGGGGTCCGCGCCCCGCCCTCGGCGCAGGGCGGGCCGGGGTCGGCCCCGGCGGCGCTCCCCTCGCTCCCGGCCCCAACGCGAACCGTGAGGCCGCACCCAAGCTTGCCGACGGGCGCGTGGACTGTTCGCAGGCCAAGTGTGCGGCACTGACCTTCGACGACGGCCCCGGCCCCTACACGGACCAGCTCCTAGATACGCTTAAGGCCGCCGGCGTGCCAGCCACCTTCTTCCTCGTGGGCTATAAGATTAAGGGGGGTGCGGCGAGCGTCCAGCGCGCCGCGGCGGAGGGCCACGCGATCGGCACCCACAGTTGGAGCCATCCCGTCCTGACCAAGCTCTCCGAGGCGGGGATGCGCGAGGAGATGGGTTCCCCCGTCGACGCGCTCAACGCCATCGGCATCCACACCAACATGATCCGGCCGCCCTACGGCGCCCGCAACGCTACTGTCGACGCCGTCGCCGATTCGCTCGGCCTAGCCGAGGTGCTGTGGTCGGTGGATACCAGGGATTGGGAGTCGCTGTCCACGCCGTCCGTCATTTCCGAGGCCACGCGCGCAGCGCACCCCGGCGCGATCATCCTCATGCACGACATCCACCCCACCTCGGTGGCCGCCGTCCCCGACATCATCACGAAGCTGGAGGCGCAAGGCTACGTGCTCGTGACGGTCCCCGAACTCCTCGGCGATAGCTTTGGCGCGGGCGAGACGATCTTTTCCCAGGGCCAGGTCAAGGCCCACTAG
- a CDS encoding PadR family transcriptional regulator, whose translation MSTQYALLGLIATEPTYGYELKKLYDSLFGGDKPILPGQLYAVLGRLARDAAIEKVEDTGTSGGPERTRYAVTELGTERLLAWLDQPEQPAPTLQATLYMKVVLALMIHGDAAPFLRAQKAAHIARMRELIARRRETNLAERILLDNAIFHIEADIRWMDMTASRLTHLKEELWTAM comes from the coding sequence ATGAGCACCCAGTACGCGCTCCTCGGCCTCATCGCCACGGAACCCACCTACGGATACGAGCTCAAGAAGCTGTATGACTCCCTGTTCGGGGGCGACAAGCCGATCCTGCCCGGTCAGCTCTACGCCGTCCTCGGCCGGCTCGCCCGCGACGCCGCGATCGAGAAGGTCGAGGACACGGGCACCTCTGGCGGGCCCGAGCGCACCCGCTATGCCGTCACCGAGCTCGGCACCGAGCGCCTGCTTGCCTGGCTCGACCAGCCCGAGCAGCCCGCGCCCACCCTCCAAGCAACCCTTTACATGAAGGTCGTGCTTGCCCTCATGATTCACGGCGACGCGGCGCCCTTCCTGCGCGCCCAAAAGGCGGCACACATCGCCCGCATGCGAGAGCTCATCGCCCGGCGTCGGGAAACAAACCTCGCCGAGCGCATTCTGCTCGACAACGCCATCTTCCACATCGAAGCCGACATCCGCTGGATGGACATGACCGCCAGCCGACTCACCCATCTGAAGGAGGAACTATGGACCGCGATGTGA
- a CDS encoding exonuclease domain-containing protein — translation MWTTLPRAGFDTETTGVDVMKDRLVTAAIVIQGGGREERYTWLADPGVPIPQSAAAIHGITTERAQAEGRPAVEVLSEVADMLARHMAAGNPVVAYNASYDFTLLESELARHGLPTLAERLGGEVRPVIDPYFLDRHVDRYRKGKRRLENLAEYYGVAPETFHDAEGDVLMTLRVLDKILAKYPALAEAPIDVVMNDQRVAYHEFMDFITRNRPAARSEPRGWPVAT, via the coding sequence ATGTGGACCACCCTCCCCCGTGCAGGTTTTGACACGGAAACCACGGGCGTTGACGTGATGAAGGATCGCCTGGTCACCGCCGCAATCGTCATCCAGGGCGGCGGGCGCGAAGAACGCTACACCTGGCTCGCCGATCCCGGGGTACCGATCCCGCAGAGTGCGGCGGCCATCCACGGCATCACCACCGAGCGCGCGCAAGCCGAGGGGCGCCCGGCGGTCGAGGTGCTGTCCGAGGTGGCGGATATGCTCGCCCGGCACATGGCCGCCGGCAACCCCGTCGTGGCCTACAACGCTTCCTATGACTTCACGTTGCTCGAATCCGAACTCGCCCGCCATGGCCTGCCCACCCTCGCTGAGCGCCTCGGCGGCGAGGTCCGCCCCGTGATCGATCCGTATTTCCTCGACCGGCACGTGGATCGCTACCGAAAAGGCAAGCGCCGCCTGGAAAACCTCGCCGAATACTACGGCGTGGCGCCCGAAACCTTCCACGACGCCGAAGGCGACGTCCTCATGACACTGCGGGTGCTAGACAAGATCCTGGCCAAGTACCCCGCCCTGGCCGAGGCACCGATCGACGTGGTGATGAACGACCAGCGGGTGGCCTACCACGAGTTCATGGACTTCATCACCCGCAACCGGCCAGCGGCGAGGTCCGAGCCGCGCGGCTGGCCAGTGGCCACATAG
- a CDS encoding FtsX-like permease family protein, which produces MKLAAQLFKASAARSRGRLALLTGAVAFGLLVLFLFSAYHHALFDNSYTAWVQGHDRARQASWSGETLPAGDSDPLWMQLSLASAYALGDHATAVMYVATDGGQPELPADLPRWPEPGEFWVSPAVEEFMESTPYDVGARFGSTKLGVLPESMVAGPDQRVVIMGMRKADIPDPVPVYSFNDPAVDISTQVVGAVIYLGVTIVLFPVLILISIAAKLGSVQREQRYAALRLVGATNRQILTIVTFESLVAAVGGFAIGTAAYFAARPALFELSFGGGRQWPSRITVTPLQWVVVALATIALIFLSNAWGMRGLRLSPLGVARRQKPERRPSVARLVPLLAGIGVFIYVYLSVDENRGDGSTVYQILAAVLATMIGLVLAGPWFTYALGGLIRRLTQSADLFIGSSYVRAHAAAVSRSVVGVVLALFAGSFFLTAVSDVPADFFDQRSDSFAPGTVRVEGADQEEIAQIEGAPWASDVRTYPQLAGVYMVMPCADASRYLDNVSCEGGVVAVNPYAPVRQGDYYGADVAEIAQELSDNQGAYIQYDEDGQPIADTVALVQLREQGDVEALRNIVAPRADSVTIGEGGATTDTTIRMLTLLTYVGIAVTLVVSVISLVVSTYAGLLERRRSLLSLRLSGMTLRQLGVMVLVESFVPLVVMATLATAAGIGAGFVLMHAVSYTLSARFTGMYVAVLIGALIAAGFAIGAILPSIGKMTRLSVNRTE; this is translated from the coding sequence ATGAAACTCGCCGCGCAACTGTTTAAGGCCAGCGCCGCTCGGAGCCGGGGCCGCCTCGCCCTCCTTACCGGGGCTGTCGCGTTCGGCCTGCTCGTCCTCTTTCTCTTTTCCGCCTACCACCACGCGCTTTTCGACAACTCCTACACCGCCTGGGTGCAGGGGCACGACAGGGCTCGTCAGGCCTCCTGGTCGGGTGAAACGCTCCCCGCCGGCGATTCCGACCCCCTGTGGATGCAGCTCTCGCTAGCGAGCGCCTACGCCCTCGGCGACCATGCGACGGCGGTCATGTATGTCGCCACCGACGGCGGTCAGCCCGAGTTGCCGGCGGACCTGCCGCGTTGGCCGGAGCCGGGGGAGTTCTGGGTCTCGCCCGCGGTGGAGGAGTTCATGGAATCCACTCCCTACGATGTGGGGGCTCGGTTTGGAAGCACGAAGCTCGGGGTGCTACCCGAATCGATGGTGGCAGGCCCCGACCAGCGGGTGGTCATCATGGGGATGCGCAAGGCCGATATCCCCGACCCCGTGCCGGTCTACTCCTTCAACGACCCGGCGGTTGACATCAGCACCCAGGTGGTCGGCGCAGTCATCTACCTCGGGGTCACCATCGTTCTCTTTCCCGTCCTCATCCTCATTTCTATCGCCGCCAAACTCGGCAGCGTCCAGCGCGAGCAACGCTACGCGGCGCTACGGCTGGTGGGAGCCACGAACCGGCAGATCCTCACCATCGTCACCTTCGAATCCCTCGTTGCGGCCGTTGGTGGCTTCGCCATCGGGACGGCCGCCTACTTCGCCGCACGTCCGGCCCTATTCGAGCTTTCCTTCGGAGGCGGGCGGCAGTGGCCCTCGCGCATCACCGTCACCCCGCTGCAATGGGTGGTGGTGGCGCTCGCGACCATCGCCCTCATCTTCCTTTCAAACGCGTGGGGGATGCGCGGACTACGGCTTTCGCCCCTCGGCGTGGCACGCCGCCAGAAACCTGAGAGGCGACCCAGTGTGGCGCGGTTAGTGCCCCTGCTTGCCGGAATCGGTGTCTTCATTTATGTCTATCTCAGCGTCGACGAAAACCGGGGTGACGGATCCACCGTCTACCAGATTCTGGCCGCCGTGCTCGCCACGATGATCGGCCTGGTGCTGGCCGGGCCATGGTTCACCTATGCCCTTGGCGGGCTTATCCGCCGCCTCACACAGTCGGCCGACCTCTTTATCGGCTCGTCCTACGTCCGCGCCCACGCCGCCGCCGTCTCACGCTCGGTGGTCGGGGTGGTGCTCGCCCTCTTCGCGGGCAGCTTCTTCCTCACCGCCGTCTCCGATGTGCCCGCGGACTTCTTCGACCAGCGTTCCGACAGCTTCGCGCCGGGCACGGTGAGGGTCGAAGGCGCCGATCAGGAGGAGATAGCCCAGATCGAAGGCGCCCCCTGGGCAAGCGACGTGCGCACGTATCCCCAGCTGGCTGGCGTCTATATGGTCATGCCCTGCGCCGACGCCTCCCGCTACCTCGACAATGTGAGCTGCGAAGGCGGCGTCGTGGCCGTCAACCCCTACGCTCCCGTCAGGCAGGGCGACTACTACGGTGCCGATGTCGCCGAGATCGCGCAGGAGCTAAGCGACAACCAGGGCGCATACATCCAGTACGACGAGGATGGCCAGCCCATCGCCGACACTGTCGCACTCGTCCAGCTGCGCGAGCAGGGCGACGTGGAGGCGCTGCGCAACATCGTGGCACCCCGAGCGGATTCGGTGACGATCGGCGAGGGCGGTGCAACCACGGACACGACGATCCGGATGCTCACCCTCCTGACCTACGTCGGCATCGCGGTGACGCTCGTCGTTTCGGTGATCTCGCTCGTCGTCTCCACGTACGCCGGGCTGCTCGAACGACGCCGCTCGCTACTGAGCCTTCGCCTGTCGGGGATGACGTTGCGCCAGCTGGGGGTCATGGTGCTCGTGGAGTCCTTCGTGCCACTCGTCGTCATGGCAACCCTGGCCACCGCCGCCGGCATCGGTGCGGGCTTCGTGCTCATGCACGCCGTGTCTTACACGCTCAGCGCGCGTTTCACCGGCATGTACGTGGCAGTCCTCATCGGGGCGCTCATAGCGGCCGGCTTCGCGATCGGCGCGATTTTGCCCTCGATCGGGAAGATGACGCGGCTGTCGGTGAATCGGACCGAATAG